Proteins co-encoded in one Streptomyces sp. NBC_01283 genomic window:
- a CDS encoding serine/threonine-protein kinase, whose product MGEVFAGRYELVDPVGRGGVGAVWRAWDHRRRRYVAAKVLQQSDAHALLRFVREQALRIDHPHVLAPASWAADDDKVLFTMALVAGGSLAHVVGDYGPLPPRLVCTLLDQLLSGLAAVHAEGVVHRDIKPANILLEATGIARPHLRLSDFGISMRMGEPRLTETNHVVGTPGYFAPEQMLGAEPHFTADLFAVGLVALYLLQGAKPDAKALIEHFAAQGTPGAPQGVPEPLWQVVATLLQPDPQARFRTATGARKALNSATELLPEPGPDDEIVEIFDQLGPLPKGFGPDGPLTAPPQQPGFAPPSVPPPPLSAPQTGSYPQTPPPPPPQATPPQSMPPQATPPSVQPVQPVQSVQSVQQAQHDQQVQAQPPVQPIQQPATPPPPPGPPAQSPHVPSPHSFPAPTPAPAPVPVHVPAQTPAQLPAHHPSHSVMELAHGVSAPTYPYTAHAPQVPLQHRPVPHRQRRQKRPGPPAKVAIPMLLAALACFAVGIWALTQI is encoded by the coding sequence ATGGGTGAGGTCTTCGCCGGCCGCTACGAACTGGTCGACCCGGTCGGCCGCGGGGGAGTCGGAGCGGTCTGGCGCGCCTGGGACCACCGGCGGCGCCGTTATGTGGCGGCCAAGGTCCTCCAGCAGAGCGACGCGCACGCGCTGCTGCGCTTCGTGCGGGAGCAGGCGCTGCGGATCGACCACCCTCATGTACTCGCGCCCGCCAGCTGGGCCGCCGACGACGACAAGGTCCTGTTCACCATGGCCTTGGTCGCCGGCGGCTCGCTGGCCCATGTGGTCGGGGATTACGGCCCGCTGCCGCCCCGCCTGGTCTGCACGCTCCTGGACCAGCTGCTCTCCGGGCTCGCGGCGGTGCACGCCGAGGGGGTCGTGCACCGCGACATCAAGCCCGCCAACATCCTGCTCGAGGCCACCGGCATCGCGCGCCCGCATCTGCGGCTCTCCGACTTCGGCATCTCCATGCGGATGGGCGAGCCACGCCTGACGGAGACCAACCACGTCGTGGGGACGCCCGGTTACTTCGCGCCCGAGCAAATGCTGGGCGCCGAGCCGCACTTCACGGCCGATCTCTTCGCCGTCGGCCTGGTCGCCCTCTATCTGCTGCAGGGCGCCAAGCCGGACGCCAAGGCGCTGATCGAGCACTTCGCCGCGCAGGGCACACCTGGGGCGCCGCAGGGCGTGCCGGAGCCGCTGTGGCAGGTCGTCGCCACGCTTCTGCAGCCGGATCCGCAAGCGCGGTTCCGCACCGCCACGGGCGCGCGCAAGGCGTTGAACTCGGCCACCGAGCTGCTGCCCGAGCCGGGGCCCGACGACGAGATCGTGGAGATCTTCGACCAACTGGGTCCGCTCCCAAAGGGGTTCGGGCCCGACGGCCCTCTCACGGCCCCACCGCAGCAGCCAGGCTTCGCTCCCCCTTCCGTACCGCCCCCGCCTCTCTCCGCACCCCAGACCGGCAGCTACCCGCAGACGCCTCCGCCACCACCTCCACAGGCGACGCCACCGCAGTCGATGCCACCGCAGGCCACGCCGCCGTCGGTGCAACCGGTGCAGCCAGTGCAGTCGGTGCAGTCGGTGCAGCAGGCTCAGCACGATCAGCAGGTACAGGCCCAGCCACCGGTCCAGCCGATACAGCAACCGGCAACGCCGCCTCCGCCGCCCGGTCCCCCCGCTCAGTCCCCGCATGTCCCCTCCCCCCACTCGTTTCCGGCTCCGACTCCCGCTCCCGCTCCGGTCCCAGTCCACGTACCGGCTCAGACCCCCGCCCAGCTCCCGGCGCACCATCCGTCACATTCCGTGATGGAACTGGCGCATGGCGTATCCGCCCCTACTTATCCATACACCGCCCACGCCCCGCAGGTTCCACTCCAGCACCGGCCGGTTCCGCACCGGCAGAGGCGACAGAAACGACCGGGACCGCCCGCGAAGGTGGCGATCCCGATGCTGCTCGCCGCTCTGGCGTGCTTCGCGGTGGGCATCTGGGCCCTGACCCAGATCTGA
- a CDS encoding DLW-39 family protein, protein MKKLLLVALAAIGGLLVYRQIQADRAEQDLWTEATDSVPTGS, encoded by the coding sequence GTGAAGAAGCTTCTCCTGGTCGCACTGGCCGCCATCGGCGGGCTCCTCGTGTACCGCCAGATCCAGGCGGATCGCGCCGAGCAGGATCTGTGGACGGAGGCGACTGACTCCGTGCCCACGGGTTCGTGA
- a CDS encoding DUF6344 domain-containing protein — protein sequence MTGTKAMKLWTTLITAFLALFATLGFTTTATAATPVQQATETCKSTPAMTAPLAAYWAAAYERSLPPTMKQRIRAEAHGSSPSCRHLPTDGTETAIEAEAHPGGLAAEP from the coding sequence ATGACCGGCACCAAGGCCATGAAGCTGTGGACCACGCTCATCACCGCCTTCCTCGCACTCTTCGCCACACTGGGATTCACGACCACGGCAACGGCGGCCACGCCCGTGCAGCAGGCCACGGAAACGTGCAAGAGCACGCCGGCCATGACGGCCCCGCTCGCGGCCTACTGGGCAGCAGCGTACGAACGGTCCCTGCCGCCCACGATGAAGCAACGCATCCGCGCCGAGGCCCACGGATCGTCCCCGAGCTGCCGACACCTCCCCACGGACGGCACGGAGACGGCCATTGAGGCCGAAGCCCATCCGGGCGGGCTCGCCGCGGAGCCGTAG
- a CDS encoding NUDIX domain-containing protein has translation MHRVRKSLHSVSVVGVVIREDGRVLVIRRADNGRWEPPGGVLERDEKIEVGVCREVYEETGIKVHVERLTGVYKNMTMGVVALAFRCRPNGGREQLSDESTAVEWLPPDEAMTKMSEAHSVRIADALTDDLVPHIRTHDGRKLIEPDGN, from the coding sequence ATTCACAGAGTGCGCAAATCCCTACATTCGGTATCCGTGGTGGGGGTCGTCATACGTGAGGACGGACGCGTGCTGGTGATCCGTCGTGCCGACAACGGGCGGTGGGAACCGCCAGGCGGTGTGCTTGAGAGGGACGAGAAGATCGAGGTTGGGGTGTGCCGCGAGGTCTATGAAGAGACCGGGATCAAGGTGCACGTCGAGCGGCTCACCGGGGTCTACAAGAACATGACGATGGGTGTCGTCGCCCTGGCCTTCCGATGTCGGCCGAATGGTGGTCGCGAACAGCTCTCGGACGAGTCGACCGCTGTGGAGTGGCTACCCCCGGACGAAGCCATGACCAAGATGAGTGAGGCCCACAGCGTCCGCATCGCAGATGCCCTGACCGACGACCTGGTGCCCCACATCCGAACCCATGACGGCCGCAAGCTCATCGAGCCGGACGGCAACTAG
- a CDS encoding GntR family transcriptional regulator, which produces MPETARQIADDLRARIDDGEFGPGARLPGEPALVREYGVAKMTASGALKLLVAEGAAVSRPGSGTYVREFKPILRDATKRLSRERRDAGESIWSSDVGERPMTVADLEVREEEAPRWAARALGLDEGARVVVRSRRYLVDDEPVLRAVSYLSADLVRGSRIAQPDPGEGGIYKRLAELGAEPVRFGEDLRARMPNSEEASALAILPGTPVIEICRTALTSEGRAVEVNRMLLDAGAYALRYTFDS; this is translated from the coding sequence ATGCCCGAAACGGCGCGGCAGATCGCCGACGACCTGCGGGCACGGATCGATGATGGTGAGTTCGGGCCTGGTGCTCGACTCCCAGGGGAGCCCGCGCTCGTCAGGGAATACGGCGTGGCCAAGATGACAGCGAGCGGCGCACTGAAACTGCTCGTGGCGGAAGGTGCTGCGGTCTCACGCCCCGGCTCCGGCACGTACGTGCGGGAGTTCAAGCCGATCCTTCGTGACGCCACGAAGCGCCTTTCGCGGGAACGGCGGGATGCGGGTGAGTCGATCTGGTCGAGCGATGTCGGCGAGCGCCCAATGACCGTCGCCGATCTGGAGGTTCGCGAGGAGGAGGCTCCTCGTTGGGCGGCCCGCGCGCTTGGGCTCGATGAAGGTGCGCGCGTGGTTGTGCGCAGTCGGCGGTACCTAGTGGACGATGAGCCGGTGCTCAGGGCTGTCTCCTATCTGTCTGCCGATCTGGTGCGAGGGTCTCGTATCGCTCAACCTGACCCCGGCGAGGGCGGTATCTATAAGCGCCTGGCGGAGCTTGGAGCTGAACCCGTTCGCTTCGGCGAGGACCTGCGAGCTCGTATGCCCAACTCTGAGGAAGCATCGGCTCTGGCCATCCTTCCGGGGACGCCAGTGATCGAGATTTGTCGAACGGCCCTCACATCGGAGGGGCGCGCGGTCGAGGTCAACCGGATGCTGCTGGATGCTGGCGCCTACGCCCTGCGCTACACCTTCGACAGCTGA
- a CDS encoding FtsK/SpoIIIE domain-containing protein, which produces MENLTGWLLLAAVAAVAGGLGFAKVRAPRVYWSLVGLPLTWGRFMLTYRSTMEVCGLTVQPSGLRAFMTRNVARREVRPQPPKVRRVRPTSTGLRISLRLPAGLEPADLAAASERLRHAWGVRSVIVRETRPGIVELRMTGYDVLARVRMPRSKVDGPMVVPVALREDGSVFARDYPQVPHALTLGANQSGKSMYQRNLVAGLAKLPVGLVGIDCKRGVEQSRYAPRLSALATTPQEAGRLLDALVIEMEDRFDLLSLHGASDLWDLPEDARPVPLVVLVDEVAELFLVAAKKDEAARDQMVMQMVRLSQMARAIGIYLEICGQRFGSELGKGATTLRAQLTGRVVHRVNDKQTGEMGLGDIAPEAVQAVTTIAPDRPGVAVAGDSSGGWSRIRTPAMTPAEAAAICREFTHLTPELAFLAPFRPLVRPEPPEPAPPLVNPRPVTE; this is translated from the coding sequence ATGGAGAACCTGACCGGCTGGTTACTGCTTGCCGCTGTCGCGGCGGTCGCCGGTGGACTCGGCTTCGCGAAGGTCCGCGCTCCTCGCGTGTACTGGTCGCTGGTCGGCCTGCCGCTCACCTGGGGCCGGTTCATGCTGACCTACCGCTCCACGATGGAGGTCTGCGGGCTCACGGTGCAGCCCTCGGGCCTGCGGGCGTTCATGACCCGCAACGTGGCCCGGCGGGAGGTTCGGCCGCAGCCCCCGAAGGTCCGCCGGGTGCGGCCCACCTCCACCGGACTACGAATCTCCCTGCGGCTCCCCGCCGGGCTGGAACCAGCGGATCTGGCGGCGGCCTCTGAACGGCTGCGGCACGCGTGGGGAGTTCGCTCGGTAATCGTGCGGGAGACCCGTCCAGGCATCGTCGAACTCCGGATGACCGGCTATGACGTCCTTGCCCGGGTCCGCATGCCGCGCTCGAAGGTCGACGGCCCGATGGTCGTTCCCGTCGCGCTGCGGGAGGACGGCTCGGTGTTCGCCCGGGACTATCCCCAGGTGCCGCACGCCCTGACGCTCGGTGCCAACCAGTCGGGCAAGTCGATGTATCAGCGCAACCTGGTCGCCGGTCTGGCGAAACTGCCAGTGGGGCTGGTCGGCATCGACTGCAAGCGCGGGGTGGAACAGAGCCGGTACGCCCCTCGCCTGTCGGCGCTGGCGACCACCCCCCAAGAGGCCGGACGCCTGCTGGACGCACTGGTCATCGAGATGGAAGACCGCTTCGACCTGCTCAGCCTGCACGGCGCCTCCGACCTGTGGGACCTGCCGGAGGATGCCCGCCCGGTGCCGCTGGTGGTCCTGGTCGACGAGGTCGCCGAACTCTTCCTCGTGGCCGCCAAGAAGGATGAAGCGGCCCGGGACCAGATGGTCATGCAGATGGTCCGGCTCTCGCAGATGGCCCGCGCGATCGGCATCTACCTGGAGATCTGCGGGCAGCGCTTCGGCTCCGAACTCGGCAAGGGCGCCACCACACTCCGAGCCCAGCTCACCGGCCGCGTCGTGCACCGCGTCAACGACAAACAGACCGGTGAGATGGGCCTGGGGGACATCGCCCCTGAAGCGGTCCAGGCTGTGACCACCATCGCACCGGATCGCCCCGGGGTGGCGGTGGCCGGTGACTCCTCCGGCGGCTGGTCCCGTATCCGCACTCCCGCCATGACGCCCGCTGAGGCTGCGGCTATCTGCCGGGAGTTCACTCATCTCACTCCCGAGCTGGCCTTCTTGGCCCCCTTCCGGCCGCTCGTGCGCCCCGAGCCGCCGGAGCCTGCCCCGCCGCTGGTGAATCCACGGCCGGTCACCGAGTAA
- a CDS encoding DUF2637 domain-containing protein, producing MNRSIRVDAVLVQAVIAGALSFAHLHDLAAAAGQDGWKAWAYPISVDLLLVAAWRRLRAGGPSRLAWCWFVVALVASLGANVATAGFLDMQHPPAWLRFGVAGWPALAFLGGTLLAHSPNPAGDRVPVPPAPAAPAPAPENPTPDPEPEHEEIPISEPVAALPEAVAPAVPPALIEHARKVATEHHTRTGTRIDAATLRARLGVPEALASTLVAQLA from the coding sequence ATGAACCGCTCGATCCGCGTGGATGCGGTGCTCGTGCAAGCCGTCATCGCCGGTGCGCTGTCCTTCGCTCACCTGCATGACCTTGCCGCCGCTGCCGGACAAGACGGCTGGAAAGCCTGGGCCTACCCGATCTCGGTTGACCTGCTGTTGGTCGCCGCCTGGCGTCGGCTCCGGGCCGGTGGACCGTCCCGGCTGGCCTGGTGCTGGTTCGTGGTCGCCCTGGTGGCCTCGCTGGGCGCCAACGTGGCCACCGCCGGATTCCTGGACATGCAGCACCCCCCGGCCTGGCTGCGGTTCGGCGTTGCCGGATGGCCCGCGCTGGCCTTCCTCGGCGGCACACTCTTGGCCCACTCACCCAACCCGGCTGGGGACCGGGTGCCGGTTCCGCCGGCGCCCGCAGCCCCGGCCCCCGCACCTGAAAATCCCACCCCGGACCCGGAACCCGAGCACGAAGAGATCCCCATTTCCGAGCCGGTTGCAGCGCTGCCCGAAGCGGTGGCCCCTGCGGTTCCCCCGGCGCTCATCGAGCACGCCCGGAAGGTCGCAACCGAGCACCACACACGGACCGGAACCCGGATCGACGCGGCCACCCTGCGCGCCCGGCTCGGGGTCCCCGAAGCACTCGCCAGCACGCTCGTCGCCCAACTCGCCTGA
- a CDS encoding mobile element transfer protein, producing MPRPNRFYDLILIGPVKVASYKDGRGRTKHTAACTAPNCGFSTEHGNRSAAELAARTHRCTV from the coding sequence ATGCCTCGCCCGAACCGCTTCTACGACCTGATCCTTATCGGTCCCGTCAAGGTCGCCAGCTACAAGGACGGACGCGGACGCACCAAGCACACTGCCGCCTGCACGGCTCCGAACTGCGGCTTCTCCACCGAGCATGGCAATCGCTCGGCGGCTGAACTCGCGGCCCGCACCCACCGCTGCACGGTCTGA